In Halobaculum rubrum, the following are encoded in one genomic region:
- a CDS encoding ASCH domain-containing protein, whose translation MAHIDASEILPNDHVQQMAAEGAVTQLHRGHAYADEGDTFEIDGTTFEVTAIERRTLGDLTDEDARAEGSEDLEAYRERLERVHDSFEWDDDSEVVRHAFEPRE comes from the coding sequence ATGGCACACATCGACGCCTCGGAGATCCTGCCCAACGATCACGTCCAACAGATGGCGGCGGAGGGCGCGGTGACACAGCTCCACCGCGGGCACGCATACGCCGACGAGGGCGACACCTTCGAGATCGACGGGACGACGTTCGAGGTGACCGCGATCGAGCGCCGCACGCTCGGCGACCTCACCGACGAGGACGCCCGCGCGGAGGGATCGGAGGACCTGGAGGCGTACAGGGAGCGACTCGAACGCGTCCACGACTCCTTCGAGTGGGACGACGACAGCGAGGTCGTCAGA
- a CDS encoding rubrerythrin family protein yields the protein MDGEAFRERIESAKATELERLGSNKLLIALTDATLEPEAVLRAAADSEHAAHTTFAAWADDGPIDREAADDGTADGDGEPAAELFEWLAERERDHRERVLDSLADLGVDHDPADGGTMHEYLRAREDPVERVAAGTVGRGLVSDRSHLQIVSFFVNEGDEARAGLFRDLRAETEEELERGLTLLEGACETEEDWERARMVAEYAIQIAYDDYADALAGMGIDVKPVC from the coding sequence ATGGATGGCGAGGCCTTCCGCGAGCGCATCGAGTCGGCGAAGGCGACCGAGCTGGAGCGACTCGGCTCGAACAAGCTGCTCATCGCGCTCACCGACGCGACGCTGGAACCCGAGGCGGTACTGCGGGCCGCGGCCGACTCCGAGCACGCCGCACACACCACGTTCGCGGCGTGGGCTGACGACGGGCCGATCGACCGGGAGGCAGCCGACGACGGCACGGCCGACGGCGACGGCGAGCCCGCCGCGGAGCTGTTCGAGTGGCTCGCCGAGCGCGAGCGCGACCACCGCGAGCGCGTGCTCGACTCGCTGGCGGATCTGGGCGTCGACCACGACCCCGCAGACGGCGGCACCATGCACGAGTACCTCCGCGCCCGCGAGGACCCGGTCGAGCGCGTCGCCGCCGGGACCGTCGGTCGCGGGCTCGTCAGCGACCGGTCGCACCTCCAGATCGTCTCGTTCTTCGTCAACGAGGGCGACGAGGCGCGCGCGGGTCTGTTTCGGGACCTCCGGGCGGAGACCGAGGAGGAACTGGAGCGCGGGCTGACCCTGTTGGAGGGGGCCTGCGAGACCGAGGAGGACTGGGAGCGCGCCCGGATGGTCGCCGAGTACGCGATCCAGATAGCCTACGACGACTACGCCGACGCGCTGGCGGGGATGGGTATCGACGTGAAGCCGGTGTGTTGA
- a CDS encoding GNAT family N-acetyltransferase, whose product MATETEIREGRSYTFRPYEPGDVGDFLDLFEATWDERRSEEWVRWRFEENPYLDHVPMFVAEAGGRVVGARPYFAFRMRVGTEPALALLTVDTMVHPDHRGRGLFTTMTRRSLDYYADGDVDFVFNQPNEASRSGYLRLGFRALDRCRTYHRVRHPGAFLDEYLGEWSASGITRGADLLMSGYLQLSTGDGWDTDDVSVRRVAGVAVGELAHLARRPVLPGITADRDEAFYRWRFASPEWQRTTYIASQGGETLAAVIARTRTNGEGVMMTQIADLAPMSGCRDWKRGLAACTEAVIADASASDVVSAPTRAFPADVATAYGFRRDDTLPLSAGSSTDSVLCVRSLHEDDDDPWTLHDVSLCDPRNWALSFAERDTT is encoded by the coding sequence ATGGCGACGGAAACCGAGATCCGTGAGGGTCGCTCGTACACGTTCCGCCCCTACGAGCCGGGCGACGTGGGTGACTTCCTCGATCTCTTCGAGGCGACGTGGGACGAGCGACGGAGCGAGGAGTGGGTTCGGTGGCGGTTCGAGGAGAACCCCTATCTCGACCACGTGCCGATGTTCGTGGCGGAGGCGGGCGGCCGCGTCGTCGGCGCCAGGCCGTACTTCGCGTTCCGGATGCGGGTCGGAACCGAGCCGGCGCTGGCGCTGTTGACGGTCGACACCATGGTCCACCCGGACCACCGCGGCCGGGGGCTGTTCACGACGATGACGCGGCGCTCGCTCGACTACTACGCCGACGGCGACGTCGACTTCGTGTTCAACCAACCGAACGAGGCGTCCCGCTCCGGATACCTGCGCCTGGGCTTTCGCGCGCTCGACCGATGCAGGACGTACCACCGGGTCCGCCATCCCGGCGCCTTCCTCGACGAATACCTCGGCGAGTGGAGCGCCTCGGGGATCACGCGCGGCGCCGACCTCCTCATGTCGGGGTACCTCCAGCTCTCGACCGGCGACGGGTGGGACACCGACGACGTGAGCGTCCGCCGCGTTGCGGGCGTCGCGGTCGGCGAACTCGCTCACCTCGCACGGCGGCCCGTCCTCCCTGGCATCACCGCCGACCGCGACGAGGCGTTCTACAGGTGGCGCTTCGCGAGCCCCGAGTGGCAGCGAACCACCTACATCGCCTCCCAGGGCGGCGAGACGCTCGCGGCCGTCATCGCCAGAACGCGCACGAACGGGGAGGGCGTCATGATGACCCAGATCGCCGACCTAGCCCCGATGAGCGGCTGCCGTGACTGGAAACGCGGGCTCGCGGCCTGCACCGAAGCGGTGATCGCCGACGCGAGCGCCTCGGACGTGGTGTCGGCGCCGACCCGGGCGTTCCCCGCGGACGTCGCGACCGCCTACGGCTTCCGCCGGGACGACACGCTCCCGCTGTCGGCCGGGTCGTCGACCGACTCGGTCCTGTGTGTCCGTTCGCTGCACGAGGACGACGACGACCCGTGGACTCTGCACGACGTGTCGCTGTGTGACCCGCGCAACTGGGCCCTGAGCTTCGCCGAACGGGACACGACCTGA
- the pyrB gene encoding aspartate carbamoyltransferase, giving the protein MRHDHLLSAGQLTREDIEAVLDRAADLADDPGAVGGRHADRLLALCFFEPSTRTKMSFDTAMKRIGGDTVDMGSVESSSVKKGESLADTVRVIEGYADGIVLRHPSEGAAKLASQFVDVPVINAGDGAGQHPSQTLLDLYTMRERAGLDDLTVGIMGDLKYGRTVHSLASALTNFDARMHFVSPESLRLPRGVRFDLHDAGAQLREHTDLDEVLAELDVLYVTRIQRERFPDENEYQQVAGQYQIDAGTLERARDDLTVMHPLPRVDEIAPDVDATDHAAYFAQAHNGVPVRMALLDELLGDGDAGAAAATDGGDSR; this is encoded by the coding sequence ATGCGACACGACCACCTCCTCTCGGCGGGCCAGCTCACCCGGGAGGACATCGAGGCCGTCCTGGACCGCGCGGCCGACCTCGCCGACGACCCGGGGGCCGTCGGCGGGCGCCACGCCGACCGCCTGCTCGCGCTGTGCTTCTTCGAGCCGAGCACGCGCACGAAGATGTCGTTCGACACCGCGATGAAGCGCATCGGCGGCGACACCGTCGACATGGGCTCCGTGGAGTCGTCGTCGGTGAAGAAGGGGGAGTCGCTGGCCGACACCGTCCGCGTCATCGAGGGGTACGCCGACGGGATCGTCCTCAGACACCCGAGTGAGGGCGCCGCGAAACTGGCCTCCCAGTTCGTCGACGTGCCCGTCATCAACGCCGGCGACGGCGCGGGGCAGCACCCGAGCCAGACCCTGCTCGACCTGTACACGATGCGCGAGCGGGCGGGACTCGACGACCTCACCGTCGGGATCATGGGCGACCTGAAGTACGGGCGGACGGTCCACTCGCTGGCGTCGGCGCTCACCAACTTCGACGCGCGAATGCACTTCGTCAGCCCCGAGTCGCTACGGCTCCCCCGAGGCGTCCGGTTCGACCTCCACGACGCCGGCGCCCAGCTCAGGGAACACACCGATCTCGACGAGGTGCTCGCGGAGCTGGACGTGCTGTACGTCACCCGGATCCAGCGCGAGCGGTTCCCCGACGAGAACGAGTACCAGCAGGTCGCCGGGCAGTACCAGATCGACGCCGGGACGCTGGAGCGCGCCCGCGACGACCTCACGGTGATGCACCCGCTGCCGCGGGTCGACGAGATCGCCCCCGACGTGGACGCGACCGACCACGCCGCCTACTTCGCGCAGGCGCACAACGGCGTCCCCGTGCGGATGGCGCTGTTGGACGAGCTGCTGGGCGATGGCGACGCCGGCGCTGCTGCTGCGACTGACGGAGGTGACTCGCGATGA
- the pyrI gene encoding aspartate carbamoyltransferase regulatory subunit yields the protein MSDAPDRELRISKIRDGTVIDHITGGQALNVLAILGIGGDEGIGVSIGMNVPSDKLGTKDVVKVEGRELSQGEVDVLSLLAPEATVNIVREFEVVEKKRVERPERVVGLLTCPNHNCITNADEPVESAFGVVDDGVRCEFCGEIVREDIGDHLAVH from the coding sequence ATGAGCGACGCCCCCGACCGGGAGCTTCGCATCTCGAAGATCCGGGACGGAACCGTCATCGATCACATCACCGGCGGGCAGGCGCTGAACGTGCTCGCGATCCTCGGCATCGGCGGCGACGAGGGGATCGGGGTGTCGATCGGGATGAACGTCCCTTCGGACAAGCTCGGGACGAAGGACGTGGTGAAGGTGGAGGGCCGCGAGCTGAGCCAGGGCGAGGTCGACGTGCTCTCGTTGCTCGCGCCGGAGGCGACGGTCAACATCGTCCGGGAGTTCGAGGTCGTCGAGAAAAAACGCGTCGAGCGCCCCGAGCGCGTCGTCGGGCTGCTCACCTGCCCGAACCACAACTGCATCACGAACGCCGACGAGCCCGTGGAGTCGGCCTTCGGCGTCGTCGACGACGGCGTGCGCTGTGAGTTCTGCGGCGAGATCGTCCGCGAGGACATCGGCGACCACCTGGCGGTTCACTGA
- a CDS encoding HAD family hydrolase: protein MTLYDRLYELYAEFDTETLRAYREFVDLFPPLDSRVALDSWDDANADLEERRGRIERAFGGDDGDALAEVAAIADRESAFTALDLHGKYGRAPNALVLDVDETLRSAGDTDNEIPRETLHLLTEFAERGVPLVICTGQTLENVKGFLIQGLGNELVHSGDVSVVYEAGAGVFTPGSGADTKRLLYDDLDDDVRGVVDRVRDGVVHEAPERVRRGCHLQGNEFNVTLKPNYETGSDDAEAVVDEAMVHLLDLVGGAAGERLALDDGPAAARAHYAAEDPEIAGAIDRADASADAAVPEAAASLFDRLEVALYRADAAELAAAELHKAAGVEASLDVLGVDDPFVCMMGDSKSDLRVMEWAEETGSGVSAAPEHSSQNVLDHVRATDDLVFAPGAAADVLRTMYAWCALAELNGSE from the coding sequence ATGACTCTCTACGACAGACTCTACGAGCTGTACGCGGAGTTCGACACGGAGACGCTCCGCGCGTATCGGGAGTTCGTCGACTTATTCCCGCCGCTGGACTCGCGCGTCGCCCTCGACAGCTGGGACGACGCGAACGCCGACCTCGAAGAGCGCCGGGGGCGAATCGAGCGCGCCTTCGGCGGCGACGACGGCGACGCGCTGGCGGAGGTGGCGGCGATCGCCGATCGCGAGTCGGCGTTCACCGCGCTCGATCTCCACGGGAAGTACGGCCGGGCGCCGAACGCGCTCGTGCTCGACGTCGACGAGACGCTGCGCTCGGCCGGCGACACGGACAACGAGATCCCCCGCGAGACGCTGCACCTGCTCACCGAGTTCGCCGAGCGCGGCGTCCCGCTGGTGATCTGCACCGGCCAGACCCTGGAGAACGTGAAGGGCTTCCTCATCCAGGGGCTGGGCAACGAACTCGTCCACTCGGGGGACGTGTCGGTCGTCTACGAGGCGGGCGCGGGGGTGTTCACGCCCGGCAGCGGCGCCGACACCAAGCGGCTCCTCTACGACGACCTGGACGACGACGTTCGGGGCGTCGTCGACCGCGTCCGCGACGGCGTGGTCCACGAGGCGCCCGAGCGTGTCCGCCGGGGCTGTCACCTCCAGGGAAACGAGTTCAACGTCACCCTCAAGCCCAACTACGAGACCGGCAGCGACGACGCCGAGGCCGTCGTCGACGAGGCGATGGTCCACCTGCTCGATCTCGTCGGCGGCGCCGCGGGCGAGCGGCTCGCTCTCGACGACGGTCCGGCGGCGGCGCGGGCGCACTACGCGGCCGAGGACCCGGAGATCGCGGGCGCGATCGACCGGGCCGACGCGAGCGCCGACGCGGCCGTACCCGAGGCTGCGGCGTCGCTGTTCGACCGACTCGAGGTCGCGCTGTACCGCGCCGACGCCGCCGAACTCGCCGCCGCGGAGCTCCACAAGGCCGCCGGCGTCGAGGCGTCGCTGGACGTGCTCGGCGTCGACGACCCGTTCGTCTGCATGATGGGCGACTCGAAGTCGGACCTCCGGGTGATGGAGTGGGCCGAGGAGACCGGGTCGGGCGTCTCGGCGGCGCCGGAACACTCCTCACAGAACGTGTTGGACCACGTCAGAGCGACCGACGACCTCGTGTTCGCGCCGGGCGCTGCCGCCGACGTGCTCCGGACGATGTACGCGTGGTGTGCGCTGGCGGAGCTGAACGGTTCCGAGTGA
- the rocF gene encoding arginase gives MTVRIIGAPTDYGQDRRGVDMGPSAIRYAGLSDALASAGVDAVDAGDLTVPRAEERDPDARQPSAGNAKFLQETEEVTTALADRVADSVAAGETPLVLGGDHSVAIGSLSGSARDAEIGAVWFDAHGDYNTPTTSPSGNVHGMPLAAALGYAEWDGVEWANAPGLREENVAYVGLRALDDSEREAIRATEMTAYTMSDIDERGITDVVEAALSVASDGVDGVHASLDMDWLDPTIAPGVGTPVRGGVTYREAHHAMELVAETDGLRSMEVVEVNPVLDESNETASLATELVASAFGKRIL, from the coding sequence ATGACCGTTCGCATCATCGGTGCGCCGACCGACTACGGCCAGGACCGGCGCGGCGTCGACATGGGCCCGTCCGCCATCCGCTATGCCGGCCTCTCGGACGCGCTGGCGTCCGCGGGCGTCGACGCCGTCGACGCCGGCGACCTCACGGTGCCCCGTGCGGAGGAGCGCGACCCCGACGCCCGACAGCCGAGCGCGGGGAACGCGAAGTTCCTTCAGGAGACCGAGGAGGTCACGACCGCGCTCGCCGACCGCGTCGCCGACAGCGTCGCCGCCGGCGAGACGCCGCTCGTGCTCGGCGGCGACCACTCGGTCGCGATCGGCTCGCTCTCAGGCAGCGCGCGCGACGCCGAGATCGGCGCCGTCTGGTTCGACGCCCACGGCGACTACAACACGCCGACGACCTCGCCCTCCGGCAACGTCCACGGGATGCCGCTGGCGGCCGCGCTCGGATACGCGGAGTGGGACGGCGTCGAGTGGGCGAACGCGCCCGGGTTGCGCGAGGAGAACGTCGCGTACGTCGGCCTCCGCGCGCTCGACGACAGCGAGCGCGAGGCGATCCGCGCGACCGAGATGACGGCCTACACCATGTCCGACATCGACGAGCGCGGGATCACCGACGTGGTCGAGGCGGCGCTGTCGGTCGCGAGCGACGGCGTCGACGGTGTCCACGCTAGTCTGGACATGGACTGGCTCGACCCGACGATCGCCCCCGGGGTTGGGACGCCCGTCCGCGGCGGCGTCACCTACCGGGAGGCCCATCACGCGATGGAACTCGTCGCCGAGACGGACGGGCTCCGCTCGATGGAGGTCGTCGAGGTGAACCCCGTCCTCGACGAGTCGAACGAGACCGCCTCGCTCGCGACCGAACTCGTCGCCAGCGCGTTCGGCAAGCGGATCCTCTGA
- a CDS encoding PH domain-containing protein: protein MARGKPAVWSTILGLPFIIAGIYVYFGELDVPPLLGLPFAVFGGFIVIMGFYIHFVAAPESPTMRGDEHIVDKRHPTQRVALVKICLGLPLLAATVYLMFFSQVPYVYPTVTLLVGLYFFSKGLEVYWSNSLTTYYLTNRRMIREYRLISLIRQELPLDKVRGVEERKSVTEALVGLGNVKVASGGGGGSLKIVMRNMEQSTEFADQIREYV, encoded by the coding sequence ATGGCCCGAGGGAAACCCGCGGTCTGGAGTACGATCCTCGGCTTACCGTTCATCATCGCTGGAATCTATGTCTATTTTGGCGAACTTGACGTACCGCCGCTTCTCGGCCTGCCGTTCGCCGTATTCGGAGGCTTCATCGTCATTATGGGGTTCTATATCCACTTCGTGGCGGCTCCAGAGTCACCGACCATGCGGGGGGATGAGCACATCGTAGACAAGCGCCATCCGACACAGCGAGTTGCGCTGGTGAAGATTTGCCTCGGCCTTCCACTCCTCGCGGCGACTGTTTATCTTATGTTCTTTTCGCAGGTCCCATACGTCTATCCAACTGTGACCTTGCTCGTCGGTCTGTATTTCTTCTCGAAGGGACTGGAGGTGTACTGGTCGAACAGTCTCACTACCTACTACCTGACGAACCGACGAATGATCCGTGAGTACCGCCTCATATCACTCATACGTCAGGAACTCCCGCTGGACAAAGTCCGTGGTGTTGAGGAACGCAAATCAGTAACCGAGGCCCTAGTCGGGCTCGGAAACGTGAAGGTGGCAAGCGGTGGGGGAGGCGGCTCGCTCAAGATCGTCATGCGGAACATGGAACAGTCGACGGAGTTTGCCGACCAGATTCGCGAGTACGTCTAA